GCGCTTAATCATACAGGGAATTCTAGAATTTAAACTTTCTGGATTTAATTTTCTGGAAAATTATGATCCTTTCCTAATGTGTGTacaaggggggggggaggtcCAACTGAATTATAtaagtagttaattttttttctaatttttaatacaaaaaaaatgaatacattaaatattgcCAACTGCAGGTTagcttgataaaaaaataactattttgtgcCTTAGTATGTTACTGATAAATTTTATACGAGACCCCtctattatacagggtgatttattaagcgtaaaacactcattatctcaaaaagtattaatgtttttgaaaatatttttttacatagtttcaagttgttaaaaaaaccattccactccgcccatctaaactttaaatgcttaaacctcatagactactcgccctaaattagatttttatgaatcaaaatacttagaaaaatattctgctttggaatatgatttaaaactctatgctgtcattcaaataaataaaaaaacttaaaaaaatatatagataaaaatataattttttaataaaaacatgatttttttaacaacttgaaactgtgtaaaaaaatattttcaaaaacattaatactttttgaaagaaTGAGTGTTTTATgctttatgaatcaccctgtagaTTTGCTGACTTTATTTGAATCCTTAAATCGACCACTGATAgttgttatcaaaataaaaatgaaaatgaaagtTCACAAAATGTACTAAAATTGTATATCACTAGTTTTACcccatttacaaaaaatatgtatataaaaataatgttatataatataattatttagttttttgttttttaacaactttaattttatttttatgtttctcTTGTAACATTCTAATATGTTTTCCagatctttttcttttttttataactggGTCTTCTGGTTCTGGTTTACGACACATAACAGATCCTGGTCTTTTTACAAGTTCCACAATTGactcactaaaataaaatgatttattattaaagtttaaaaaccaTCTTAAGTTAGGTTTAGTGATTTAGTATTTATGTACATTTACCTTTGgctattttctaatatattattatttaaacattcaggTTGTTCAAAATTTGGTAGCCATTGGGTTTCAGACATTTTTGATTGATTCAGTAGAGGTGTAAAATTTTGACAGGACAGTGAAAATGATTTGTTCAACGATTTGGTAAGTATCCACACTCTGCTGACCATAGCAAGGGCAATATTCATTTCTAACCAACATTGACCATTCTGGAAGACTTTCACTATCAATTGAGCTGTACCTTCACTGAACTGCTGTAGTTGATTGATTAGATTTAATGCTGGTAAAATACGAGCACCAGCCCACTGAGAAGCTTGTTTTATGGGCATACCATTATCAAATATAGCCTCGGAGATGTTTAGTTGATGGagtttttttatagaaacactaatctaaattaatacaaaatacattgaataataattaactttatacCTAACTAGTGTTTTTTTTTGAGACAACTGATAATTACTTGTTTGAGGCGTCTAAAAAGTTTCTCTCCTCtaaattttttctttacttTACAGCACATTCTTGAAATTAGAGCACcttcatcaaataatttttttaacgcaGTGGCTACTCTCACGTCCAACGCGGAAGTCATTTAGTtagttaagtaataaaataaaatatttaatttacgaaTTTCCGTTGAAAGATGTCTTTAATCGCGGTCGAAACACTCaaaaccacggactaagataagaCAGAACAGTTTTGATaagagtattttaaataatttgtaatcgcGAAACAACATTACCACGAGGCCGAtctggtaaaattaaaaatatcaagagATGGCGTTGTGCAGCGTATGCCGCCGTCGCGGCAGGCCAAATCCATGCCCACCGTCTTCG
Above is a window of Metopolophium dirhodum isolate CAU chromosome 3, ASM1992520v1, whole genome shotgun sequence DNA encoding:
- the LOC132941901 gene encoding uncharacterized protein LOC132941901; amino-acid sequence: MTSALDVRVATALKKLFDEGALISRMCCKVKKKFRGEKLFRRLKQISVSIKKLHQLNISEAIFDNGMPIKQASQWAGARILPALNLINQLQQFSEGTAQLIVKVFQNGQCWLEMNIALAMVSRVWILTKSLNKSFSLSCQNFTPLLNQSKMSETQWLPNFEQPECLNNNILENSQSESIVELVKRPGSVMCRKPEPEDPVIKKRKRSGKHIRMLQEKHKNKIKVVKKQKTK